The Cynocephalus volans isolate mCynVol1 chromosome 2, mCynVol1.pri, whole genome shotgun sequence genome window below encodes:
- the PHYKPL gene encoding 5-phosphohydroxy-L-lysine phospho-lyase isoform X2, with translation MAAGQRGKADTLALRRRLLRSEANDLALRLARQYTGHQDVVVLDHAYHGHLSSLIDISPYKFRDLDGQKEWVHVAPLPDTYRGPYREDHPSPALAYADEVKHVVSSAQQKGRKIAAFFAESLPSVGGQIIPPAGFFSKVAEHIHRAGGVFVADEIQVGFGRVGKHFWAFQLQGEDFVPDIVTMGKSIGNGHPIACVATTQAVARAFEATGVEYFNTFGGSPVSCAVGLAVLEVLEKEQLQAHAACVGSFLMELLRQQKVKHPIIGDVRGVGLFIGVDLIKDEATRTPATEEADYVVSRLKEKYILLSTDGPGRNILKFKPPMCFSLDNARRVVAKLDAILTDMEEKVRSCETLSCQPCSVKCPPEETHPTQIFY, from the exons ATGGCGGCTGGTCAGCGGGGGAAGGCCGACACTCTGGCCTTGAGGCGGCGACTCCTCAG GTCAGAAGCTAACGACCTGGCCCTGAGGCTGGCTCGCCAGTACACAGGACATCAGGACGTGGTGGTATTAGACCA tGCTTATCACGGTCACCTGAGCTCCCTGATCGACATCAGTCCCTACAAGTTCCGAGACCTAGATGGCCAGAAGGAATGGGTCCATGTG GCACCTCTCCCAGACACGTACCGGGGCCCCTACCGGGAGGACCACCCCAGTCCAGCTCTGGCCTATGCCGACGAGGTGAAACACGTGGTCAGCAGCGCACAGCAGAAGGGCAGGAAG ATTGCAGCCTTCTTCGCTGAGTCTCTGCCCAGTGTGGGAGGGCAAATCATTCCCCCCGCTGGCTTCTTCTCCAAAGTGGCAGA GCACATCCACAGGGCCGGAGGGGTCTTTGTCGCAGATGAGATCCAGGTTGGCTTTGGCCGAGTAGGCAAGCACTTCTGGGCCTTCCAGCTGCAGGGGGAGGATTTTGTCCCTGACATTGTCACCATGGGCAAGTCCATTGGCAATGGCCACCCTATTGCCTGTGTGGCCACAACCCAAGCTGTGGCGAGGGCATTTGAAGCCACCGGCGTCGAGTACTTCAACACG TTTGGGGGCAGCCCCGTGTCCTGCGCTGTGGGGCTCGCCGTCCTGGAGGTCTTGGAGAAGGAGCAGCTCCAGGCTCATGCCGCCTGTGTGGGCAGCTTCCTGATGGAGCTCCTCAGGCAGCAAAAAGTTAAACATCCCATCATCGGTGATGTCAG GGGTGTTGGACTCTTCATTGGTGTGGATCTGATCAAAGATGAGGCCACGAGGACGCCAGCAACCGAAGAGGCAGACTATGTGGTGTCCAG GCTTAAAGAGAAGTACATTTTGCTGAGCACTGACGGCCCTGGGAGGAACATCCTCAAGTTTAAGCCCCCAATGTGCTTCAGCCTGGACAATGCAAGACGTGTGGTGGCAAAGCTGGATGCCATTTTGACTG ACATGGAAGAGAAGGTGAGAAGCTGTGAAACACTCAGTTGCCAGCCCTGCTCAGTCAAGTGTCCTCCAG aagaaaCTCATCCTACTCAAATATTCTATTGA
- the PHYKPL gene encoding 5-phosphohydroxy-L-lysine phospho-lyase isoform X1: MAAGQRGKADTLALRRRLLSSSCRLFFPEDPIKIVRGQGQYMYDEQGAEYIDCINNVAHVGHCHPLVVQAAHEQNQVLNTNSRYLHDNIVDYAQRLSETLPEKLCVFYFLNSGSEANDLALRLARQYTGHQDVVVLDHAYHGHLSSLIDISPYKFRDLDGQKEWVHVAPLPDTYRGPYREDHPSPALAYADEVKHVVSSAQQKGRKIAAFFAESLPSVGGQIIPPAGFFSKVAEHIHRAGGVFVADEIQVGFGRVGKHFWAFQLQGEDFVPDIVTMGKSIGNGHPIACVATTQAVARAFEATGVEYFNTFGGSPVSCAVGLAVLEVLEKEQLQAHAACVGSFLMELLRQQKVKHPIIGDVRGVGLFIGVDLIKDEATRTPATEEADYVVSRLKEKYILLSTDGPGRNILKFKPPMCFSLDNARRVVAKLDAILTDMEEKVRSCETLSCQPCSVKCPPEETHPTQIFY, translated from the exons ATGGCGGCTGGTCAGCGGGGGAAGGCCGACACTCTGGCCTTGAGGCGGCGACTCCTCAG CTCTTCCTGCAGGCTCTTTTTTCCTGAGGATCCCATTAAGATTGTCCGGGGCCAAGGGCAGTACATGTACGATGAACAGGGAGCAGAATACATCGATTGCATCAACAATGTGGCTCACG TTGGGCATTGCCACCCTCTGGTGGTCCAGGCAGCACATGAGCAGAACCAGGTGCTCAACACCAACAGCCGATACCTGCACGACAACATCGTGGATTATGCACAGAGGCTGTCAGAGACCCTGCCGGAGAAGctctgtgtgttttatttcctgAATTCTGG GTCAGAAGCTAACGACCTGGCCCTGAGGCTGGCTCGCCAGTACACAGGACATCAGGACGTGGTGGTATTAGACCA tGCTTATCACGGTCACCTGAGCTCCCTGATCGACATCAGTCCCTACAAGTTCCGAGACCTAGATGGCCAGAAGGAATGGGTCCATGTG GCACCTCTCCCAGACACGTACCGGGGCCCCTACCGGGAGGACCACCCCAGTCCAGCTCTGGCCTATGCCGACGAGGTGAAACACGTGGTCAGCAGCGCACAGCAGAAGGGCAGGAAG ATTGCAGCCTTCTTCGCTGAGTCTCTGCCCAGTGTGGGAGGGCAAATCATTCCCCCCGCTGGCTTCTTCTCCAAAGTGGCAGA GCACATCCACAGGGCCGGAGGGGTCTTTGTCGCAGATGAGATCCAGGTTGGCTTTGGCCGAGTAGGCAAGCACTTCTGGGCCTTCCAGCTGCAGGGGGAGGATTTTGTCCCTGACATTGTCACCATGGGCAAGTCCATTGGCAATGGCCACCCTATTGCCTGTGTGGCCACAACCCAAGCTGTGGCGAGGGCATTTGAAGCCACCGGCGTCGAGTACTTCAACACG TTTGGGGGCAGCCCCGTGTCCTGCGCTGTGGGGCTCGCCGTCCTGGAGGTCTTGGAGAAGGAGCAGCTCCAGGCTCATGCCGCCTGTGTGGGCAGCTTCCTGATGGAGCTCCTCAGGCAGCAAAAAGTTAAACATCCCATCATCGGTGATGTCAG GGGTGTTGGACTCTTCATTGGTGTGGATCTGATCAAAGATGAGGCCACGAGGACGCCAGCAACCGAAGAGGCAGACTATGTGGTGTCCAG GCTTAAAGAGAAGTACATTTTGCTGAGCACTGACGGCCCTGGGAGGAACATCCTCAAGTTTAAGCCCCCAATGTGCTTCAGCCTGGACAATGCAAGACGTGTGGTGGCAAAGCTGGATGCCATTTTGACTG ACATGGAAGAGAAGGTGAGAAGCTGTGAAACACTCAGTTGCCAGCCCTGCTCAGTCAAGTGTCCTCCAG aagaaaCTCATCCTACTCAAATATTCTATTGA